A genome region from Terriglobales bacterium includes the following:
- a CDS encoding VOC family protein has protein sequence MKRTWTIIGVRDVPASCRWYQSLFGQPETPPAHHYFGQILDTDGTVLLCLHQWGAHEHPSLMSPDEASPGNGLLLFFRVDDYEMALKRARALASRLAEEPHVNPNTQTMEFSLRDPDGYYVTISALS, from the coding sequence GTGAAACGCACATGGACGATCATCGGCGTACGCGACGTTCCCGCCAGTTGCAGGTGGTACCAGTCCCTCTTCGGCCAGCCCGAGACGCCTCCGGCCCATCACTACTTTGGCCAGATCCTGGATACGGATGGAACCGTCTTGCTCTGCCTCCACCAGTGGGGCGCGCACGAGCATCCCTCTTTGATGAGTCCGGACGAGGCGTCGCCCGGCAACGGGCTCCTCTTGTTCTTCCGCGTCGACGACTACGAGATGGCCCTGAAGAGGGCCCGCGCTCTCGCCTCCCGGCTCGCAGAGGAGCCTCACGTGAACCCGAACACGCAAACCATGGAGTTCTCACTCCGGGATCCGGACGGGTACTACGTGACCATCAGCGCGCTCTCGTGA